From the Cytophagales bacterium genome, the window AAATCAAGCACCAATGCCGTGACGACTAGTTGTATTGCTGTGTTGCTGGCAGATTATTTGTTAGCGCAACTGCTACTTTAGAACATAATTTCATAAATAGATTAAAAAAGAAGATGCTTGAAATTAATAATGTATCCAAATCTTTTAATGGCGTACAGGTACTAAAAGATATCAGCGGGAAGTTTGAGCAGGGGAAGATAAACCTGATCATTGGCGCCAGCGGTACGGGTAAAACTGTTCTACTTAAATGTGTAGTAGGACTTGAAAAACCTGATGAAGGTAGTATTTTGTATGATGGAAGAGATTTTACAGGCGGTTCACGCGAATTAATAAAAGAAATAAGAAGAGATATCGGTATGCTTTTCCAGGGTTCTGCTCTGTTCGATTCAAAAAATGTTGAACAGAATGTGATGTTCCCGCTCGATACACTTACCAATACAGCCAAAGAAGAAAAGCTTGAAAGAGTAAACTTCTGCCTTACCAGGGTGGGCCTGGAAAATGTAAATAAGCTTATGCCTGCAGAGCTCAGTGGCGGTATGAAAAAAAGAGTGGGAATTGCCCGGGCTATTGCAATGAACTCAAAATACCTGTTCTGTGATGAACCAAACTCGGGCCTCGACCCCCAGACTGCCTTAAAAATTGATAACCTGATCAAGGAGATCACCGAAGAATTTAATATCACAACCATCGTAGTAACCCACGACATGAACTCTGTGCTGGAGATAGGAGAATACGTAATGTTCATGTACGAAGGCGAAAAGCTCTGGGAAGGACACAATAAGGATATAATGAAGGTGGATGTGAAAGAGTTAAGGGAGTTTCTTTTTGCGAATAAGTTGGTTAGGGAGCTTAAAACTTAAGGTTTAGGGCTCTTGGCTTCATACCCAAAATTCAGTACATTCAAAGTGTTTGTGCTTAAAATAAAAAAGTTGGTCCCGAGTACTCGGGAGCAGTTGGCAAAGCGTGTACTTGCCAACTGCCAACTTAATACGACATTTTATTTTAAATGACAATTCAAATAAAAACACTTATCTTTGACACACCAATAAAACTCAAACATCATGGAAGCAATCATCAGAACAAACGACAAAAGCATTTTTAATCCTCTTGTACGATTTTTAAAATCCTTGCATATTGAGGTTGAAACCAAAACCATTAAAAAAAAACCAAAAACAACATTGGCGGATTTAACCGCAGTGTCTTTGAAGGAAATTTCCAGTTTATCCGAAGAGAAATTTTCCACTATATGGGATAACGAACCAGACGCAGTATATGACCGCTTCCTTAAGTAAATATGATATAGTGGTTGTAATTCAATAAATCTTTTTGCCAT encodes:
- a CDS encoding ATP-binding cassette domain-containing protein; translated protein: MLEINNVSKSFNGVQVLKDISGKFEQGKINLIIGASGTGKTVLLKCVVGLEKPDEGSILYDGRDFTGGSRELIKEIRRDIGMLFQGSALFDSKNVEQNVMFPLDTLTNTAKEEKLERVNFCLTRVGLENVNKLMPAELSGGMKKRVGIARAIAMNSKYLFCDEPNSGLDPQTALKIDNLIKEITEEFNITTIVVTHDMNSVLEIGEYVMFMYEGEKLWEGHNKDIMKVDVKELREFLFANKLVRELKT
- a CDS encoding toxin-antitoxin system, antitoxin component, Xre family protein: MEAIIRTNDKSIFNPLVRFLKSLHIEVETKTIKKKPKTTLADLTAVSLKEISSLSEEKFSTIWDNEPDAVYDRFLK